A region from the Streptosporangium sp. NBC_01756 genome encodes:
- a CDS encoding sulfatase family protein, whose translation MPARPLLRQLIATLLALTGVTALTAAAAAPAGVLAAKPNVVVIMVDDMNAAALQYLPNVRSLLATPGTTFDNSVVSYSLCCPSRSTFLTGQYAHNHGVLGNKLPDGGYEKLPAAETLPVWLRRAGYATAHVGKFLNGYGRERPTEIPPGWAEWYGSVDPSTYRMWNYTLNENGTLHTYGVAGAENPALYQTDVYARKAVDYIQRKAPANEPFFLSFAPLAPHGEGAATGSDLSQRNPRPAPRHRGDLESVKLPKPPSYDEADVSDKPAAIRNKPRITPANEDRIENVRLKGRLESLLSVDEAVADIVAALQASGELANTLIVFTSDNGWMQGEHRIQSGKTVPYEESIRVPLIIRGPGLPVGGHVSTLAANIDLAPTILDVADASAGVTVDGRSLLPIAADPASSARGIVIETGPKQSGKWYAGLRTPRWKYVEHSTGERELYDLQQDPYELASVHNDPRYAATRRALADRLAILRTCAGAVCRQWTPVPAPTL comes from the coding sequence ATGCCCGCACGCCCGCTCCTACGTCAGCTCATTGCCACCCTGCTCGCTCTGACCGGTGTCACCGCACTGACGGCGGCCGCCGCCGCACCGGCCGGCGTACTGGCGGCCAAGCCCAACGTGGTCGTCATCATGGTCGACGACATGAACGCGGCCGCCCTGCAGTACCTGCCCAACGTACGGTCGCTCCTCGCCACGCCGGGTACGACCTTCGACAACAGCGTGGTGTCCTACTCGTTGTGCTGCCCGTCGCGCAGCACCTTCCTCACCGGACAGTACGCACACAACCACGGGGTGCTGGGGAACAAGTTGCCGGACGGCGGGTACGAGAAACTGCCCGCCGCGGAGACCCTGCCGGTCTGGTTGCGCCGGGCGGGCTATGCCACCGCGCACGTCGGCAAGTTCCTCAACGGCTACGGCCGCGAGCGACCCACGGAGATCCCGCCGGGCTGGGCCGAATGGTACGGCTCGGTGGACCCGAGCACCTACCGCATGTGGAACTACACGCTCAACGAGAACGGCACCCTGCACACCTACGGTGTGGCCGGAGCGGAGAATCCCGCGCTGTACCAGACCGACGTCTACGCCCGTAAGGCCGTCGACTACATCCAGCGCAAAGCGCCGGCCAACGAGCCGTTCTTCCTGTCCTTCGCACCGCTGGCGCCGCACGGTGAGGGGGCCGCCACCGGATCCGACCTGTCCCAGCGCAACCCCCGCCCCGCGCCCCGGCACCGTGGTGATCTGGAAAGCGTGAAGCTGCCCAAGCCACCCAGCTACGACGAGGCGGACGTCTCCGACAAGCCGGCAGCCATCCGCAACAAGCCCCGGATCACCCCCGCGAACGAAGACCGGATCGAGAACGTACGGCTCAAGGGGCGGTTGGAGTCCCTGCTCTCCGTGGACGAAGCGGTCGCCGACATCGTGGCCGCGCTGCAGGCGTCCGGCGAGCTGGCCAACACGCTCATCGTGTTCACCTCCGACAACGGCTGGATGCAGGGCGAGCACCGAATCCAGAGCGGAAAGACCGTTCCCTACGAAGAGTCGATCAGGGTGCCGCTGATCATCAGAGGACCCGGCCTCCCGGTCGGCGGACACGTCAGCACGCTCGCCGCCAACATCGACCTCGCACCGACGATCCTCGACGTCGCGGACGCGAGCGCCGGGGTGACCGTCGACGGTCGCTCGCTCCTGCCGATCGCCGCCGACCCCGCGTCATCGGCCCGTGGCATCGTGATCGAGACCGGTCCCAAACAGAGCGGCAAGTGGTACGCCGGTCTGCGGACCCCACGGTGGAAGTACGTCGAGCACTCAACCGGCGAACGAGAGCTGTACGACCTGCAGCAGGACCCGTACGAACTCGCAAGCGTGCACAACGACCCACGCTACGCCGCCACGCGGCGGGCACTGGCCGATCGGCTCGCGATCCTGCGGACGTGTGCCGGCGCCGTGTGCCGACAGTGGACCCCGGTGCCCGCGCCGACACTCTGA
- a CDS encoding vWA domain-containing protein, whose product MNTRTLAIALTVIALLLVAACGGSDGGGSKPATDQGNGPGQAAPSQAQDRDTGATEERDTTTDQISTFALDVDTASYGYARRVLQEGRLPEPGQIRPEEFVNSFRQDYEEPRDDGFTVHLDGARMPENGTALVRVGLQTRKADAEARRPANLTFVVDVSGSMGEPGRLDLVREALHKLVDQLGPGDQVSVVAFSGEAELVVPMTSADGRDALHAAIERLAARESTNLESGLTTGYAEASRAFRPAATNRVILLSDGLANTGDTSWQGILTRVKEFAGRQVTLLCVGVGRDYGDQLMEQLADNGDGAAVYVGSADDARKVFVEQLATNLDLRARDAKAQVVFNPSAVESYHLIGYENRQIATEDFRDDAKDGGEIGPGHSVTALYKVRLRSGASGQLAMATVRWQDPDTRDPGEASRSLESADLSASLWSGPSPRFQVDVVAAAFAEYLRTHEQIAGVGAGELAEHATRLAASTEDATVTDLAGLIGRAASLG is encoded by the coding sequence ATGAACACGCGCACGCTCGCCATTGCCCTCACCGTGATCGCTCTGCTGCTCGTCGCCGCCTGCGGCGGATCAGATGGCGGTGGCAGCAAGCCTGCCACCGACCAGGGGAACGGTCCCGGACAGGCGGCCCCGTCCCAGGCGCAGGACCGGGACACCGGCGCCACTGAGGAGCGGGACACCACCACCGACCAGATCTCCACCTTCGCCCTCGACGTGGACACCGCCTCCTACGGCTACGCCAGGCGGGTCCTCCAGGAGGGCCGGCTGCCCGAACCGGGCCAGATCCGGCCGGAGGAGTTCGTCAACTCCTTCCGCCAGGACTACGAGGAACCCCGGGACGACGGGTTCACCGTGCACCTGGACGGCGCCCGCATGCCGGAGAACGGCACCGCGCTGGTCCGGGTCGGCCTGCAGACCCGCAAGGCGGACGCGGAGGCGCGGCGTCCGGCGAACCTGACCTTCGTCGTGGACGTGTCCGGCTCGATGGGTGAGCCCGGCCGGCTCGACCTGGTCCGTGAGGCTCTGCACAAGCTCGTCGACCAGCTCGGACCGGGGGACCAGGTCTCCGTCGTCGCCTTCAGCGGCGAGGCCGAGCTGGTCGTCCCCATGACCTCCGCCGACGGCAGGGACGCGTTGCACGCGGCCATAGAGCGCCTCGCCGCACGGGAGTCCACAAACCTGGAATCGGGGCTGACCACCGGCTACGCCGAAGCGTCGCGCGCCTTCCGCCCGGCGGCCACCAACCGGGTCATCCTGCTCTCCGACGGCCTGGCCAACACCGGCGACACCAGCTGGCAGGGCATCCTCACCCGGGTGAAGGAGTTCGCCGGTCGGCAGGTGACCCTGCTCTGCGTCGGCGTCGGCCGTGACTACGGCGACCAGCTGATGGAGCAGCTCGCCGACAACGGCGACGGCGCCGCGGTCTACGTCGGCTCGGCCGACGACGCACGCAAGGTGTTCGTCGAACAGCTCGCCACCAACCTCGACCTCCGGGCCCGTGACGCCAAGGCGCAGGTGGTGTTCAATCCCTCGGCTGTGGAGTCCTACCACCTGATCGGCTACGAGAACCGGCAGATCGCCACCGAGGACTTCCGTGACGACGCCAAGGACGGCGGCGAGATCGGCCCGGGGCACTCGGTGACGGCCCTCTACAAGGTACGGCTGCGCAGCGGGGCCTCCGGCCAGCTGGCCATGGCCACCGTACGCTGGCAGGACCCCGACACCCGCGACCCCGGTGAGGCCAGCCGTTCCCTGGAGTCGGCCGACCTGTCGGCCTCCCTGTGGAGCGGGCCGTCGCCGAGGTTCCAGGTGGACGTGGTGGCGGCCGCCTTCGCCGAGTATCTCCGCACCCATGAGCAGATCGCCGGGGTGGGGGCCGGAGAGCTCGCCGAGCACGCCACGCGCCTGGCCGCCTCCACCGAGGACGCCACGGTGACCGATCTCGCCGGTCTGATCGGCCGAGCGGCCTCGCTGGGATAG
- a CDS encoding MarR family winged helix-turn-helix transcriptional regulator yields MNTVLFNARTADTIGLSPSDGQFLHLLELNGPLTPGRLSQLTGFSTGAVTGVVDRLERRGFVHRERDTADRRKVLVVLDQGKSETELAPLYTEQGRHFATVLADYSSAELALINGFLDRIAQTGPASTGALP; encoded by the coding sequence GTGAACACGGTGCTTTTCAACGCCCGGACCGCCGACACCATCGGACTGAGTCCGAGTGACGGGCAGTTCCTCCACCTGCTGGAGTTGAACGGTCCTCTCACCCCCGGCCGGCTGTCCCAGCTGACGGGTTTCAGCACCGGCGCGGTGACCGGGGTCGTCGACCGGCTGGAGCGGAGAGGCTTCGTCCACCGCGAACGCGACACGGCCGACCGCCGTAAGGTCCTCGTCGTTCTCGATCAGGGCAAGTCCGAGACGGAGTTGGCGCCGCTGTACACGGAGCAGGGCCGGCACTTCGCGACCGTCCTCGCCGACTACAGTTCCGCGGAACTGGCACTCATCAACGGCTTTCTCGACCGCATCGCTCAGACGGGTCCGGCATCGACCGGTGCCTTGCCCTGA
- a CDS encoding asparagine synthase-related protein, giving the protein MRVYLGLAAKNPETGIPDAMLHAVRGAIDAAFPVPPEVIRPREWHRPGVSLFAWTNEPDDSRQPALLSAGHDRVTGVNGHLAAPGEIDRLAGMPELSTESVGGCFSVFRASGRELSAATAIHRVCPVYYAETPDVHVIGSRALLVHLAARGDRVEWDVLALQSLIRQGYFLSDETPYRGVTALPPSSAVTVSGGRRTITRTPLPTAAPAPTTRRQKKALVEELAGALLATVEPLRATGEPVNLALTGGRDSRLVAAVLHAAKVPFRATTNGLDDHPDVVIAGRIARALRVEHTVIPPVRAEKKDAILVEHPLARAYETLRACEGMTSAYESIVGYLPYNARPTMSGQSGEVLRAGTFLLLQADLSAKALGRRVDATFLRDPALFGEAANAHARELARPWKERPGLEALDHMYVSYRIGRWQAGSRAGALRRGDPIWPFLDNRVVRAALGLDQTWRLSEEAIYELIAGFAPSLRNIPIEGKPWRFTVGRRYHPWQRRPQSLTAPKTGAGWNWRTGPGEALTAVLRDHVLDHLDLLTPIVDPDEVRRLFAEPVLKKPTQAWHLYTVATMLAGAYPGKAPEGLAQIRVPIPA; this is encoded by the coding sequence ATGCGCGTATATCTCGGCCTGGCGGCCAAAAACCCGGAAACCGGTATCCCGGACGCGATGCTGCACGCCGTCAGAGGCGCGATCGACGCCGCGTTCCCCGTCCCGCCGGAGGTCATCAGGCCCCGCGAGTGGCATCGTCCCGGTGTCTCCCTGTTCGCCTGGACCAACGAGCCGGACGACTCCCGGCAGCCGGCCCTGCTGTCCGCCGGGCATGACCGGGTGACCGGGGTGAACGGCCATCTGGCCGCGCCCGGCGAGATCGACCGGCTGGCGGGCATGCCGGAGCTGAGCACCGAGTCGGTCGGCGGATGCTTCTCGGTGTTCCGCGCCAGCGGCCGCGAACTGTCGGCCGCCACCGCGATCCACCGGGTCTGCCCGGTCTACTACGCCGAGACCCCCGACGTGCACGTGATCGGCAGCCGTGCGCTGCTGGTCCACCTCGCCGCCCGCGGCGACCGGGTCGAGTGGGACGTACTCGCGCTGCAGTCGCTGATCCGGCAGGGCTACTTCCTCTCCGACGAGACGCCCTACCGGGGGGTGACCGCGCTGCCGCCTTCCTCTGCCGTCACCGTCAGCGGCGGCCGCCGTACGATCACCCGGACTCCGCTCCCCACCGCGGCGCCGGCACCCACCACGCGCAGGCAGAAGAAGGCACTCGTCGAGGAACTGGCCGGCGCGCTGCTCGCGACCGTGGAGCCGCTGCGCGCGACGGGGGAGCCGGTGAACCTGGCGCTGACGGGCGGCCGGGACAGCCGCCTGGTCGCCGCGGTGCTGCACGCCGCAAAGGTCCCGTTCCGAGCGACCACCAACGGCCTGGACGACCACCCCGATGTGGTCATCGCCGGCCGGATCGCCCGGGCGCTCCGCGTCGAGCACACGGTCATCCCCCCGGTCCGCGCGGAGAAGAAGGACGCGATCCTGGTCGAGCATCCGCTGGCGCGGGCTTACGAGACGCTGCGCGCCTGCGAGGGCATGACATCGGCCTACGAGTCCATCGTCGGCTACCTCCCCTACAACGCCAGGCCGACCATGTCCGGGCAGAGTGGCGAGGTCCTGCGCGCGGGGACCTTCCTGCTGCTCCAGGCGGACCTGAGCGCCAAGGCGCTGGGCCGCCGGGTGGACGCCACGTTCCTGCGTGATCCGGCGCTGTTCGGCGAAGCGGCCAACGCGCACGCACGCGAACTGGCCCGGCCATGGAAGGAACGGCCGGGGCTGGAGGCGCTCGACCACATGTATGTCTCCTACCGGATCGGCCGCTGGCAGGCCGGCTCCCGGGCGGGAGCCCTGCGCCGGGGCGATCCGATCTGGCCCTTCCTCGACAACCGGGTGGTACGCGCGGCGCTGGGCCTCGACCAGACCTGGCGGCTGTCGGAGGAGGCGATCTACGAGCTCATCGCCGGGTTCGCGCCGTCGCTCCGGAACATTCCGATCGAGGGCAAGCCGTGGCGCTTCACCGTGGGCAGGCGCTACCACCCCTGGCAGCGGAGACCGCAGTCTCTCACGGCGCCGAAGACCGGCGCCGGCTGGAACTGGCGGACCGGCCCCGGAGAGGCACTCACGGCCGTGCTCCGCGACCATGTCCTCGACCACCTCGACCTGCTGACCCCGATCGTCGACCCTGACGAGGTCCGCAGGCTGTTCGCCGAACCGGTGCTCAAGAAGCCCACCCAGGCCTGGCATCTCTACACCGTGGCCACGATGCTGGCGGGCGCCTACCCCGGCAAGGCGCCCGAAGGACTCGCCCAGATCCGCGTGCCCATCCCCGCTTGA
- a CDS encoding DinB family protein, whose translation MHASRCELLRWQFDLTWSLFDYHLERLEPADFLWEPASHCWTVRPDVEGTWVPDWAEIEPDPVPVPTIGWVSWHIGWWWSVTIAHAQGRTPQERTEIAWPGDGRTAIEWLRGLREDWLAVLDRLTDADLDATAPFPWPRDSEHTVAHTVAWVNSELMKNVTEIGQLRLLRAALSDGQGKAPVDAGPV comes from the coding sequence ATGCATGCATCCCGATGCGAGCTGCTTCGCTGGCAGTTCGACCTGACCTGGTCGCTGTTCGATTACCACCTGGAGCGGCTGGAGCCCGCGGACTTCCTGTGGGAGCCCGCTTCCCACTGCTGGACTGTGCGTCCGGACGTCGAGGGGACCTGGGTGCCCGACTGGGCGGAGATCGAGCCCGATCCCGTCCCGGTTCCCACGATCGGCTGGGTGAGCTGGCACATCGGCTGGTGGTGGAGCGTGACTATCGCTCACGCTCAGGGGCGGACGCCGCAGGAGAGGACCGAGATCGCTTGGCCAGGGGATGGAAGGACCGCCATCGAGTGGTTGCGCGGCCTCCGTGAGGACTGGCTGGCCGTACTGGATCGCCTCACCGACGCCGATTTGGATGCCACAGCCCCCTTCCCATGGCCGAGGGACTCCGAGCACACCGTCGCCCATACGGTCGCCTGGGTGAATTCCGAGCTGATGAAGAACGTCACGGAGATCGGTCAGCTTCGGCTGTTGCGGGCCGCCCTCAGCGACGGTCAGGGCAAGGCACCGGTCGATGCCGGACCCGTCTGA
- a CDS encoding SDR family oxidoreductase has translation MRVRDKVVVVTGAASGIGRAMALRFAAEGAAGVVVADLDETGATEVAKQIGDRAVAVRADVSVEDDVRDLVTAAESAFGPIGLFCSNAGIVTGHGLDATDLEWTRTIAVNVLAHVYAARAVIPGMVERGEGYLLNTCSAAGLVSCPGDAPYAVTKSAAISFAEWVAIHYATRGVKVSVLCPQGVRTGMFQQGIAEDHLTARAVGASGAILDPDTVAGTVIEGLAAERFHILPHPEVAEFVRRKADDPDRWLAGMARFVDSLEA, from the coding sequence ATGCGGGTGCGGGACAAGGTCGTCGTGGTGACCGGGGCCGCGAGCGGAATCGGACGGGCGATGGCCCTGAGGTTCGCCGCCGAGGGCGCCGCCGGGGTGGTGGTGGCCGATCTCGACGAAACGGGCGCGACCGAGGTGGCCAAGCAGATCGGTGACAGGGCGGTGGCCGTACGGGCCGACGTGTCCGTCGAGGACGACGTGCGCGACCTGGTCACCGCGGCCGAGAGCGCCTTCGGACCGATCGGCCTGTTCTGCTCCAACGCCGGGATCGTCACCGGCCACGGGCTGGACGCGACCGACCTGGAGTGGACCCGGACCATCGCGGTCAACGTTCTGGCCCACGTCTACGCGGCGCGGGCGGTCATCCCCGGAATGGTGGAGCGCGGTGAGGGTTACCTGCTCAACACCTGTTCGGCGGCCGGGCTGGTGAGCTGCCCCGGCGACGCCCCCTACGCGGTGACCAAGTCGGCCGCGATCTCCTTCGCCGAGTGGGTGGCCATCCACTACGCGACCAGGGGGGTGAAGGTCAGCGTGCTCTGCCCGCAGGGCGTGCGGACCGGCATGTTCCAGCAGGGGATCGCCGAGGACCATCTCACGGCCAGGGCGGTGGGCGCCTCCGGCGCCATTCTCGATCCGGACACCGTGGCCGGCACGGTGATCGAGGGCCTCGCCGCCGAACGGTTCCATATCCTCCCGCATCCGGAGGTCGCCGAGTTCGTCCGGCGCAAGGCCGATGATCCGGATCGCTGGCTGGCCGGCATGGCCCGCTTCGTCGACTCATTGGAGGCCTGA
- a CDS encoding MarR family winged helix-turn-helix transcriptional regulator — protein MTTSSEPQAIAERRLCGLVNGLAQQIADHLRERAVALGLTAAQGTALREMAGPMTMGELAERMSCEPSNATFVVDKLEKQRLIERRAHPTDRRAKQLVLTAEGTALRERLLELLTRDSPLAGLTSEQQGVLQGLIEQAITRP, from the coding sequence ATGACGACGTCCTCAGAGCCGCAGGCCATCGCCGAGCGGCGGCTGTGCGGTCTGGTGAACGGACTGGCCCAGCAGATCGCCGATCACCTGCGCGAACGCGCCGTCGCCTTGGGCCTCACCGCGGCCCAGGGGACCGCGCTGCGGGAGATGGCCGGGCCGATGACCATGGGAGAACTCGCCGAGCGCATGAGCTGCGAGCCCTCCAACGCCACCTTCGTCGTCGACAAGCTCGAAAAGCAGCGCCTGATCGAGCGCCGTGCGCACCCCACCGACCGCCGCGCCAAGCAACTCGTCCTCACCGCGGAGGGCACCGCGCTCCGCGAACGGCTCCTCGAACTCCTCACCCGGGACTCACCGCTGGCCGGCCTCACCTCCGAGCAGCAGGGCGTCCTCCAGGGCCTGATCGAGCAGGCCATCACCCGTCCGTGA
- a CDS encoding MBL fold metallo-hydrolase has protein sequence MANSVVDQDQRLRRPAGIRSVWLGDTKVSYVPDGAVQGRPRDWLPDTTDETWAAHPEYLDASGYLVASIGGLLVERGDRALLIDAGFGPQSLPAEPGSPNGAIYGGALLDSLAELGRRPAEIEAVAFTHLHIDHLGWAWHSVPGGDRPVFAHAEYVVAEPEWAQRDLLEAGGTTKEIVAALAPRVRTVTGDQEIFPGVEMQITGGHTAGHAQYVITGGGTRLIAFGDALHSPIQVDHPDWGCVYDDDRARSAEHRRHLVAELEEPDTIGFGIHFADVVFGQVRRDGDGPAWRPLDT, from the coding sequence ATGGCGAACTCCGTGGTTGACCAGGACCAGCGACTGCGGCGGCCGGCGGGCATCCGCTCGGTATGGCTGGGCGACACGAAGGTGTCCTACGTGCCGGACGGGGCCGTGCAGGGGAGGCCGCGCGACTGGCTGCCGGACACCACCGATGAGACCTGGGCAGCTCATCCGGAGTACCTGGACGCCTCCGGCTATCTCGTGGCGAGTATCGGCGGCCTCCTGGTGGAGCGCGGCGACCGCGCCCTGCTGATCGATGCGGGGTTCGGCCCGCAGTCGCTGCCGGCCGAGCCGGGAAGTCCGAACGGCGCCATTTACGGTGGTGCGCTGCTGGACAGTCTGGCCGAGCTCGGCCGCAGGCCGGCGGAGATCGAAGCGGTGGCCTTCACCCACTTGCACATCGATCACCTCGGCTGGGCCTGGCATTCGGTTCCGGGCGGGGACCGGCCGGTGTTCGCCCATGCCGAGTATGTGGTGGCCGAGCCGGAATGGGCCCAGCGTGACCTGCTGGAGGCGGGGGGTACGACCAAGGAGATCGTCGCCGCGCTGGCACCGCGCGTGCGTACGGTGACCGGCGACCAAGAGATCTTCCCCGGCGTCGAGATGCAGATCACCGGTGGTCACACGGCCGGACACGCGCAGTACGTCATCACCGGGGGCGGAACCCGGCTGATCGCCTTCGGCGACGCCCTGCATTCACCGATCCAGGTGGACCACCCCGATTGGGGCTGCGTCTACGACGACGACCGTGCCAGGTCCGCCGAGCATCGCCGTCATCTCGTCGCCGAGTTGGAAGAGCCCGACACGATCGGTTTTGGCATCCATTTCGCCGACGTGGTGTTCGGGCAGGTCCGGCGGGACGGCGACGGCCCCGCCTGGCGGCCCCTGGACACCTGA
- a CDS encoding SCO6745 family protein yields the protein MSDVHLARQAWRRLEPLHGMIYFVPEAAERYAALGLKGRAGYFASRGAAFGAASPELVIATFYNFCPTLVRQALPAAWEITTPEKVVEARLDAADAALRRAGVHEITELAETTALARRAAERAVEHLPGRPLFAAHAALPWPDHPVLELWHAQTLLREFRGDGHVAALLAEGVGGLDALILHGATGSAPAVFLKASRGWPEEEWAAAEESLRRRGLLDGGELTEEGRTFRQRIEDRTDELALPAYAALSDAELARLAELARIFGRAVVDAGLLTFSPDSL from the coding sequence ATGTCCGACGTCCACCTGGCCCGTCAGGCCTGGCGCCGCCTGGAACCACTGCACGGCATGATCTACTTCGTGCCCGAGGCCGCCGAGCGCTACGCGGCACTCGGCCTGAAAGGCCGCGCGGGCTACTTCGCCTCCCGCGGAGCCGCCTTCGGGGCCGCCTCGCCCGAACTGGTCATCGCGACCTTCTACAACTTCTGCCCCACCCTGGTACGGCAGGCGCTCCCGGCCGCCTGGGAGATCACGACCCCGGAGAAGGTGGTCGAGGCCCGTCTCGACGCCGCCGACGCGGCCCTGCGCCGGGCGGGTGTCCACGAGATCACGGAGCTCGCCGAGACCACGGCGCTGGCCAGGAGGGCCGCGGAGAGGGCCGTGGAGCACCTGCCGGGCCGGCCGCTGTTCGCCGCGCACGCCGCACTGCCCTGGCCGGACCACCCGGTGTTAGAGCTCTGGCACGCCCAGACCCTGCTGCGCGAGTTCCGCGGCGACGGACATGTCGCAGCGCTGCTGGCCGAAGGAGTCGGCGGATTGGACGCGCTGATCCTGCACGGGGCGACCGGGAGCGCCCCGGCCGTCTTCCTGAAGGCCAGCCGGGGCTGGCCGGAGGAGGAATGGGCGGCGGCCGAGGAGTCGCTGCGCCGGCGCGGTCTGCTGGACGGCGGCGAGCTCACCGAGGAGGGCCGGACGTTCCGGCAGCGGATCGAGGACCGCACCGACGAACTGGCCCTTCCCGCTTACGCGGCGCTCTCGGACGCCGAGCTGGCCCGGCTGGCCGAGCTGGCCCGGATCTTCGGCCGGGCCGTGGTCGACGCGGGCCTGCTCACCTTTTCCCCTGATTCCCTCTGA
- a CDS encoding selenium-binding protein SBP56-related protein codes for MPLIQPDPTFYPSAREAMLAPREGLAYVALLDATGEGRPDGLATIDLSDGTIVDVHDMSVPGDELHHFGWNVCSAALCPYAPHPHVERRYLVLPGLRSSRIYIFDVRDDPRHPKLVKTIEPETIFKKTGYSRPHTVHCGTDAIYISALGNVDGDAPGGVFTLDHDTFEPKGRWEVDRGSQELHYDFWWHLGHDTMITSEWGTPNQIEAGPSLELLVGRQYGHKLHVWDLSKRRHLQEIDLGDQHQMALELRPAHDPAKTYGFVNTVISVEDLSANIFTWHLEDGLWKAQKIITIPAEPASANLLPEPLKQFGAVPPLVSDISLTLDDRILLVSCWGTGELKAYDVSDPFSPRETGSVRIGGIAERRPHPADPGRALNGGPQMVEASRDGRRVYFTNSLYRSWDDAFYPDGISGWMAKVDIADDGSLSLDPGFFVDFASDGRRAHQVRLQGGDSSSDSYCFS; via the coding sequence GTGCCGCTCATTCAGCCCGACCCCACGTTCTACCCGTCGGCCCGCGAAGCCATGCTGGCCCCTCGGGAGGGGCTCGCCTACGTCGCCCTACTGGACGCCACCGGGGAAGGACGTCCCGACGGGCTCGCCACGATCGACCTGTCCGACGGGACGATCGTCGATGTACACGACATGTCCGTCCCAGGCGATGAGCTCCACCATTTCGGATGGAACGTGTGCAGTGCGGCTCTGTGCCCGTACGCCCCGCATCCGCACGTCGAGCGGCGCTATCTCGTCCTTCCGGGGCTGAGATCCAGCAGGATCTACATCTTCGACGTCAGGGACGACCCCCGGCACCCCAAACTCGTCAAGACGATCGAACCGGAAACGATCTTCAAAAAGACCGGCTACAGCCGCCCGCACACCGTTCACTGCGGAACCGACGCGATCTACATCAGCGCGCTCGGCAACGTTGACGGTGACGCCCCCGGCGGGGTGTTCACGCTTGACCACGACACCTTCGAGCCGAAGGGCCGCTGGGAGGTGGACCGGGGCTCACAAGAGCTGCACTACGACTTCTGGTGGCACCTCGGCCACGACACGATGATCACCAGTGAGTGGGGCACCCCCAACCAGATCGAGGCGGGGCCGTCACTGGAGCTGCTGGTCGGCCGCCAGTACGGCCACAAGCTACACGTCTGGGACCTGTCCAAGCGCAGGCACCTACAGGAGATCGACCTGGGCGACCAGCACCAGATGGCTCTGGAACTGCGTCCCGCCCACGACCCGGCCAAGACCTATGGCTTCGTCAACACCGTGATCAGCGTCGAGGACCTGTCGGCGAACATCTTCACCTGGCATCTGGAGGACGGCCTCTGGAAGGCCCAAAAGATCATCACCATCCCGGCCGAGCCGGCCTCGGCCAATCTGCTGCCCGAGCCGCTCAAGCAGTTCGGTGCGGTGCCGCCTCTGGTCAGTGACATCTCGCTGACCCTGGACGACCGGATCCTGCTGGTCTCCTGCTGGGGCACGGGCGAGCTGAAGGCCTACGACGTTTCCGACCCGTTCAGCCCCCGTGAGACCGGCTCGGTCCGGATCGGCGGCATCGCCGAGCGCCGCCCTCATCCGGCCGACCCCGGGAGAGCGCTGAACGGCGGGCCCCAGATGGTCGAGGCCAGCAGGGACGGGCGGCGGGTCTACTTCACCAACTCGCTCTACCGCTCCTGGGACGACGCCTTCTATCCCGACGGAATCTCCGGATGGATGGCCAAGGTGGACATCGCCGACGACGGCTCACTCTCCCTCGACCCCGGCTTCTTCGTCGATTTCGCCTCCGACGGCCGACGGGCCCACCAGGTCCGCCTGCAGGGCGGCGACTCCTCCTCCGACTCCTACTGCTTCTCTTGA